The Microbacterium natoriense genomic interval CACCGACGCTTGATTGGTTGATAGTCGCAATCATCATCGCTCCGGTCATAGTCATCATCTACAGTCGCTCCGTCAAGCCGATCACAGAGCGCATCATCGCCGAGTGCCGATCAGAGCTTCCAGGTGTCGATCTCTGCGCGACTTTCGATCCCGTGTCGTACCCGCTCGCCGCGTTGGCGTCATCTGACCGCGTCCGACGTATCGCACAGTCCAACGCCTTGTGGGATCACACCACCTACTTTTCGAACCGCGTGGAAACCCTTCGCCACGTTGAGAGGCACCTTTCGCAGATCGCCACCGGATCGACCTCCCCGAAGCAAGTACTCGCATCGGCACACGACGCCATGTGCAACGACGAGGCAAGCGCATCGGCCCGGATGGCCCGCACCGCGCGAGGAGCGACAACGCTGATCGCTGTCATCATCGCGGTAGCATCTTGGCCGTCTGCGCCCATCATCGCGTGGGCCGCCGGCGTGTGCACTTATGCGCTTGGGACCGTCGCCAAGCAGCGAACGTGGACACGACGACAATCACAACCCGTGTCGCGAACGATCCGTCGATTCATGCATCGTCCTCACTATCCGTGGGCGTATGCGACCATCGCGTTTCTGGCCGCGACGTCGATGCTGGGAGCCATGCTCGTGCCCGCATTCCCGGGCGCGGCGATTCTGGCCTTCGCTACCTACCTCGCGCTCATGACGGCAACTGTTCTCGCGTTGGGACGTTCTGTGTGGACAGCGTGGGCGGCCGCCGTAGGCCTCGCCGCCTGCGCCGCAGTATGGATGACGCAAGCGACCGTGTATGGGTTTGCAGTTGCGATCGGCTGTCTCGTGATCGCCGGGTCGTTCGTCGCGTTCCAGGTGAATCGGACTCGGGACAGCCGCAGCCTGTCCACCATTAGTGGTTGAGGCCAAGGCGGGACCGTCCGCATCGTTCAGCTGGTATCCGCCCCCACGGTGCCTACTACGTAGTACGCCACCAACGAATCATGTAATACGCGGAAGGCGAGGAGCGGTGATGAAGCTCAACAGCAAAGGACAGGTGACGATCCCGGCGGAACTGCGTCACCGGCACGGTCTCGTCGAAGGCGACGAGGTCGACGTGATCGGTGGCTCCGGAGTGTTGCGGATCGTGCGCAATCACGAACTCACCCGTGGTCAGCGTGCAGTGCCGCACGTTCGCGGCATTCTGGGGCCTGGCCGCAGCACGGACGAAGTGATGGCGCTCACCCGTGGGGAGTGAGTCCGGCACGCTCGCCGACACGAACGTGCTTCTCCACGTCTTCACCGATGATCCGAACTGGAGCGACTGGTCAGCCACCGCCCTCGCCGATGCTCAAGGCACCCGGCCCGCTGATCATCAATCCGCTCATCTATGCAGAGCTGTCGATTCGGTTCGGTTCGGAACATGCGCTCGACTCCGCACTCCACCCGCTGAGCATTCGCCGCGACCCGCTACCGTACGAAGCAGGATTTCTCGCTGGCATCGCATTCGTCGAGTATCGACGTCGGGGCGGCTCGAGAACCTCTACCTTGCCAGGCTTCTTCATCAACGCCCATGCCGCAATGACCGGCCTGCGATTGCTGAGCAGAGATGCCAGCCGCTACAACGCGTACTTTCCGGAACTCGCACTCATCTCACCGCGAGGTGGATGACGGGCTACGCCGAGCGGCGGGCGAGCGCGGTCACGCCTCCATCGCCACGACCGTGTCGTACAGACCGTAATGCCGTAGCCCCTCGTGGGATTCGACCCCGGTGTACGACAGTGAAGCATCTTCATATCGGCGGAAAGCGAACACCGCTTGGTTCATGTGACCGGCGTTGAAGACGCCGAGACCGACGAGAAGATTGAAGTCATCGACCGTGAGTCCTGTGACCGCCTGGAAGAGGTCGGGTTCGATCTTCGTGATCACGTCGTACAGGGTGTTCTCGCGGTAGTCCGTGAGGTACATGAACGCGGGAATCCGGGTGGCGAATTTGATCAGCTTCTCCTGGATCTGCTTCCGCTTCGACTTGTACTCCTTCTCTTCCGCTGAGAGCTCCCTCTTCTCCGTCGGCGTGATGTCGTCGCCCTTCTCCTTCTTGGTCTTCGACACCGCCTCACTCTTGTTCACCACCGTCTCGAACACTGCCGAACCCAGCGCGCGGAAGCCCTCGATGTTCATGACGGCGGCCATGGCCTTCTCGTCGGACATGATCTTCTTCAGCGTCGCGTTGTCGACGTTTACGAGCACCGCGGATTCCCACTTTCGGGCGAGCAGGGTCGCCGAGGTACCCGCCATCGCCATATCCAGAATGCCGGCGGCATCTACCTGCGTCATGTTCGAGCCGTCGTAGGCGAGTACCGGCAGGAACGAGACGAGTTCTTCGACAGCGCGCTCAGGGTTGTCGGCTTTCGGGTCGAGCCCGAGCCCGTACTCGCTGATCTGCTTCAGCGCCCTGGTCGGCGCGAAGTCGAAGACGAAGCAGACCGGTTTGAGTATCTCCTCCGCGTTCGGATCGTCGCCATTCGGGTTGCGGATCGTCCACGGCGACTGCACGCGGAAAGCGGCCTGGAAGTAGGTCTCCGGCGCCTGGAGGTTACGCAGCATGAGGATCGACGACCACTGCGGAACCGTCACCCCGGTGGTCAGCTTGCCGACCGTGAGCGTGATGGTCTTCGTGTCGTGTCCGTTGCCGATCGCATCCGTGACTGGCGGAAGCGCGGCGAGCCCGACGCCGACGCCCGGGGCTGACACGTTCACAACCGTGTAGTCATGCCAGAAGACGTTCTGTTTCTCGGCGAGCAGGTTCGCCATGGCCGCGCACGATGCTGTACGCGGCAGCATCCACAGCGAATGCTGCAAGTACGGCAGCAGACGCGTATCGGAATAAGGGAACGGAGGCTTCTCGCCGGTTTTCAACGCGTCCACCTGCGTGGGCAGATACGAGCCGCGGATGATGTCGAGCCACTTCTGCACTTCGTCCTTGTGTACGAACTCGGCTTCCGCGCCGCTGCCCTTGGCCTCGAAGAATGCGTTCAGGTCGAACTCGTCGAACTCTCCCTGGCTGGCGATCGCGAGCAGCTCGTCTGGCATCTGATAGGTGAACAGGCGCATCTCGGGAAGTGACGCGTATGGGTTCTTCTGGTCCGGATGCTGACGCGCGAACTCCCCCTTGGCGCGCTGCTCGTCGGCATAGGTCCAGTTGAAGATCTGCTCCTCGATGAACCGCCCCTCGTTCAGCACTTTGAAGGGGGTGCCGGATAGATAGAGGTAGGCGTTCGCCTTGATCGGGACGAACGCGTCTTCGTCTGCTCCCTGCTCCTCGAGTTCCTCAGCGAAGGTCTGCTCAGCAGCCGTGAATTCGGCAGCTTCTTCCTTCTTCGCCTCTTCCTCGCCTTCGAACAGCTCCTTGGCCGCATCGCGCCAGGCTCCGAAATGGTACTCGTCGAACACGACGAGATCCCAGGCGAGTTCGGTGAGCCACTTGTGCTTCGCTTTGAAGTTGCCGGCCTTGTCGGTGCCCATCAGGTCCTGGAAAGAACCGAAGAAGACCAGCGGATGCTCGGCATCGACGGATGCGGGGTCGCTCCCTGTCGTCTTCGAGATGTACTGCCAGCCGTCGAAGTCGACGTGACTCTTCAGATCGGTCTCCCAAGCCTGCTCGACGGCCGGCTTGAAGGTGACCACCAGGACGCGTTTCGCGTCGAGCTTCTTCGCGAGCTGGTAGGTCGTGAACGTCTTGCCGAAGCGCATCTTCGCGTTCCAGAGGAACTCCGGAACCGCATCGGCGTCTTCTGCCCAGCGGTCCTGGAAATACCAGTAGGTCTTGTCCACGGCGGCCCGCTGCTCCACACGGGGCGGGAAATCGAGGTGATGCGATCCCTGGTAGATCGCGCCGTCACGGAGTTCGGCGATCGCGGTGCGGACGTCGTCGACCGAGCATTCCATCCACTCGAGCGTGGGATTCTTGAAACCCTTCTGCTTCAGCCGGGCCCGCACGTCATGGTCGCTGAACGTCGACCCGTCCAGCTTCTCTGCTAGCTCATCGAGCACGATCTCGTAGTTCTGGATCGCAGCCGTCTTCACCTGTTGCGCGATGCGAGCCCTGACGTCCTGCGTCGTCTGGCCGACCTTGAGCAGGCCTGCGTGGGCGTCGTCAGCGATCGAGTATGCGTAGATGCGGAGGCGCGAGCTCGACTTGGGCCGGAAGAGATCTTCTGCGTTCCGACTCACGAGAAGGCCCCTGCCCATGCGACCGGCTTCACGAACCGGGCGATGAATGCAAGGTCCTCTGCTGTGAGGCCATACTTCTCCGCGAGGTCGTCGTCAGTCCACGCGCGGGTGAAATCCTGCGTTGGCGCGAACGCGTAGACGCTTCTCGTCACGTGCTGAGAGATTCGCAGGAGTGTGAGCATGAATCGGAAGAACTGCGTCCCCATGTACGCGGCCGCGTTTCGCGCTTCGGCGTCGCTCGCAAACGGCCCGATCGCGAGGTAGGTCTCCGTTGCGACCTCACCGGGACCCGCGATGATGGGCTTGGACAGAACGAGGTGCGGATAGTCATCGCTTCCGGGACTCGCATAGGAAACGAAGAGCTTGGTGGTATCGATGAGTGCCGCACCCACGGTGACGTCCGCCCGGGAAACGAAGGCTGTGCCGCCGTTTCTGTACAGCGTGAGGTCCTCGGGCCGTCGGTCGTTATGCCCGGTGAAATTCGTAGCCAGGCCGAACGGCTTTCTCGAGCTGACCATCTCTGCGAACCGGACGTTGCTAGGCAGGGATACATCCGTGGCTGAACCGCCCTCCGTCGCAACGACCTTGCGGAGAATCTCCAGGCCCTCGTTGTAGCGGATGAATGTGTCGGCTCCTGGCTCGAGCAAGGGCCTCGACAGTTCCGAGATGACCTGACCCCCCTCGTGGGTACGGACGAGAACATCACCGTCGGAGCCGTCTTCCCAGAGGAACGTGCAGATGCCTCCACGGTTGTTCACACCCGGAAAGACATCCGTTGTGCTGGGATAGTCATCGAGCACCCTCATGCGACGGTCCTGCAGCATGGCCGCACGGAACTCAGACAGCCCTTTTCCCCCCGCGTACCACCTGGCCGGGATGACCATCGACAGGATCCTCGGCCCGAGAGCCTTCGCCTGCTCCACGAACAGCTGATAGATCGGCGCCGCGCTTGAACCGAACCCGCCGTCGTCGAGTTGGTACGGCGGGTTTCCGATGATGACGTCGAACTGCATGTCGGCTCCGAACAGCTCGTTGACCCGAGCCTTGATGTTGTCTGTGTGGATGAAGGCGTACGCATGGGATTCAAGACCAGAGCCACGGGAGTATTCGTCTTCTGAGGCGCTGCAGAATCTGCACCGCCTTCCGATGACAACCGGTGAACCGTCTGCGTCCAGCAGGTCATGCTTCCGGGTTCCACCGGTCCATGTGTGCTCGGTCCGCTCGAACCAGATGTTGCCCCAGTCGCGGTCGAAGCTCTTCGCGATCGAGTGTTCTCCCGTGGCATCCTTCGAGCAGTAGACGCTCCGCCTCGCGAGGAGCGACGTCAGGCGAGTAACGCCGATGCCGAAGACCTGATTCGTGAGGATGTGGTCGACCCTCTCCTCGAGGCCCGAGATCTGAGACTCGAGCCCCATCGTCAGCCGCCGCGTGATCTCGCGGAGGAAGACGCCCGACTTCGTGAACGGATCGAGGAACGTGACGTTCGGGTCGGCCCAGATCGAGGCGCCGTCGTTCGACTCTGCCCACGCCTCCTCGAGCGTGTCGAGCATCTGGTTCGCGAACTCGGGGGGCGTGAAGACCTCGTCGTTGGAGAGGTTCGCGATGCACGTGAGAACGTCGGGATTGTGTCCGCGAAGGGCGAAGGCTGCCTGCCGGGTCATGCCGCGAGCTCCTTCACTGTCATCGCCGGGTAGGTCTTGACGGGGGTGAAGATCTCGTGCTCCTCGAAATGCGTGAAGAGACCCTCGGAGGCCGCGGCGCGCTGCGTGAGGCTGCCGTAGTGAAAGTCCCGCCGCTGGAACTTGCCGCGCCCGAGGTATCCCCATTCCGGGAATGCGATCGGATCACCAGAAGGCGCCTTCGTCATCGCCAGCGCATCACCCTGGATGATGTTCGAATCGAGGACCACCGACGCGGCTCGAAGCCAGTCGGAGTCATCGGCCCGTTTCGTCTCGTCACTGCGTTCCTCGCTCAGCACTCGAGTATCGAGTCGTAGATACCGGGTGAATGTACCCTTGAGGTTTTCGCGGCACTCGACAGCGTTGTCTTGGAGCAGTTCGATCCCATAGATGCACATCAGCGCGAACAACGCATAGTGACGCTTTTCGAACTCGCTTCGCCCATGGCGAGCCTCGACGGCCGCGAGCTTCCGCTCGAGCACGGGCACCAGGAAGTTGCCCGACCCGCACGCGGGCTCGAGAAACCGTGAGTCTATGCGCTCGGTCTCCCCCTTGACCAGATCGAGCATGTCGTCGACCAGCCATCGCGGAGTGAACACCTCGCCATGATCAGCCACACGCTTGCGCGACTTCACCAGCTGCTCAGGCGCAGCATCCGTCCCCTTGTTCACATCGTGAGTGTACAAGTACCCGGGGACATGCGCCCTGGCGTCAACGACCGGGCGCGATCAGGCTTGTCGGGTGCCCCGAACCCCCTCCGCCGCTGCCGCCCTGATCGGCAGCCGAATCGCTGAGGAGCGCAAGAGCAAAGGGCTCACACAGGACCAGCTGGCGGTGCTCAGCGGCATCGATTCCTCGAACATCCGCAGCTACGAATCAGGACGCTCGATGCTCAGCATCCTGACACTCGTGCGCATCTCGGAGGCACTCCACGCGTCGCCGGGCGCGTTCATCGACGAGGTCTCTTCCGCCGACTTCGCGACGCCGCTCACCGACGCCCGCCGCCGCGCCAGCTGATCGAGCAGCTCACCCATGGGCACTTCTCCCCACCGCATCGTCCTATCGATCCGCTGTGCCCGGCGTACGGTGTAGCCATGAACATCGACCGGAATCTGCGCCTCCCCGCCCGCCTGCTGCTCGCCGTGCCCGTCGCAGCTCTCGCGTTCTCGCTCGCCGCCTGCAGCGCGAGTCGCCCCAGCGTCGACCAGGTCTCCGACGGCCTGATCAAGTTCTTCGAGTCGCAGGATCAGGGCGACGTCTTCACCGATGATGCCGCCGACTGCTTCGCCGGCTATCTCGTCGACTCTGATCTCAGCAACGACACCTTGAACTACATCGCCCAGGGCAAGGACCAGGCGTCGAGCACCGAAGACGCCACCCTGACGCAGAAGATCCTCCAGGACAACTACGACGAGTGCACCGCCTGAGACGCTTCGTCTCGCTCCGCTCGCTCAACGACCGGAGAACAGGCTCCACCGCCTGAGACGCTTCGTCTCGCTCCGCTCGCTCAACGACCAAGCGGACGAGGAAGATGACGGATGCCGTCGGCATCCGTCATCCTTCGTCATCTCCATCCAGGGAATTCCCAGCCAGACGTAGCGTTGAAACATCCCGCGTGCACTCGGCACGCCGCGCTTCTTGGAGTCTTCCCACTGCTATGAGTACTGCCACGCGCGCCGCCAAGGCGCCCGACACCCGCGGACCCGTTCGCAAACTGCTGACCTCGTTCGGCTTCCAGATCATCGCCGCCCTCGTCCTCGGCGTCGTCGCCGGCCTGATCGCGCGGAACGCGGGCGCCACCGTGGAGGCGCCGAACGGCTTGTCCGCCACCCTCGACACGATCGGCAGCTCGTACGTGACGCTGCTGCGCGCCGCCGTCATCCCTCTGATCTTCACCGCGATCGTCGCGAGCATCTCGAACCTGCGCCGCGTGCAGAACGCGGCGCGCCTCGCGGGCCAGACGCTGCTGTGGTTCGCCTACACCGCGTTCATCGCCGTCGTCATCGGCATCGGTCTCGGCTTGATCATCCAGCCCGGATCCCGCGCCGGCGAAGGCCTGCAGGAGGGCGACCCGTACACGGTCGGCACCTGGTGGAACTTCCTCACCGGCCTCATCCCGCAGAACTTCCTGGGCCTGACCGTCAGCACCTCCGTCGATCCGGAGTCCGGCAGCGCGACCTCAAGCATCGGCTTCAACGTGCTGCAGATCATCGTCGTCGCCGTGGCCGTCGGCATCGCCGCTCTGAAGGCCGGCAAGAAGGCCGAGCCGTTCCTCGCCTTCACCGAGTCGCTGCTCAAGGTCATCCAGCGCGTGCTGTGGTGGATCATCCGCATCGCCCCGCTCGGCACCTTCGGCCTGATCGGCGCGGCCGTCGTCAAGTACGGCTGGGAGAAGCTGGCCTCGCTCGGCTGGTTCGCGATCGCGATCTACATCGGCCTCGCCCTCGTGCTCTTCGTGGTCTACCCGATCATCATCAAGACCAACGGACTGTCGATCAAGCAGTACTTCTCCGGCGTCTGGCCCGCCGTGCAGCTGGCCTTCGTCAGCCGCTCCTCGATCGGAACGCTGCCGCTGACCGAGCGAGTCACCGAGCGCAACCTCGGCGTGCCCCGCTCCTACGCCTCCTTCGCCGTGCCGCTGGGCGCGACCACGAGAGATGGACGGCTGCGCCGCCATCTACCCGGCCATCGCCGCGATCTTCGTCGCCCAGTTCTTCGGCATCCAGCTGGAGTGGTGGCAGTACATCATGATCGTCGTGGTCTCGGTCGTCGGCTCCGCAGCGACCGCCGGCACCACGGGCGCGATCGTCATGCTCACGCTGACGCTCTCGACCCTGGGCCTGCCCCTCGCCGGAGTGGGTCTGCTCATCGCGATCGACCCGATCCTCGACATGGGCCGCACTGCGGTCAACGTCGCCGGCCAGGCGCTCGTCCCGACCATCGTCGCCAAGCGCGAGGGCATTCTCGACGAACACCTCTACAACGCGCCGCGCGAGGGCCTGCCCTTCGCCGACGACTCGGGCGACGAGGCGCCGGAATCGGACGCGGACAAGGAGACGGTCGGCGCGCGCTGATCACCTCCCCACGAGCGCCTCGCCCTGTTCAAGGACGAGGCGCTTGTGCGTTACCCCACTGGATCGAACCGATACGTCGCTGCCGGCGATCCGCCCAGCTGATGCGGCCCACCGAGGTGCGCCAAAAGGTCGCCTCCCGCACGAAGCGCGACCACAACGCACACCCCGGGGAGTAGTTGCTCAAGGGGGCGGGGCCCTGAGCGACCCCGACACCACCTCTACCGCTGCTGCCGCGTCACGCTCCGGGTGTCGAGAGCGAGTTCTTCGGCATCCATCGCGGCGAGCAGCTCGCGCATGACCTCTTCGTCGAGGTTTCCCGCGTCGCGCTCGGCGAGCACGATCTCGCGCCGCACCTTCAGCCATCCGCGCGACAGTACGATGAGCTCGTCGAACGAGGGCCGGGTCACGGCGTCCTCCACCTGCTGCGCCTCGTCGGCATCCTTCTCGACCCGCGTCATCCGCTTCGCGAACGCGTCGAACAGGCCGAGGTCTACCCGCCCGTGCGTCGACTCCCACTCCACGCGCCGTGCTGCGAGGAACTCCTTGCCCGCCTCGCGGGTCTTGGCCTGCACAGCGGCGAGGGCCGCGGCATCCTCCTCGTGCTCGCTGTCGCTCGCGATGTCGAGCCTCGTGATCAGCATGGGCAGTGTCAGCCCCTGCAACAGGAGTGTTCCGACCGTGACGATGAACGCGACGACGACGATCGCGTGCGAGGCTTCAGTCCCCAGGGTCGCGAGATCGGCCGCGGCGAGAGCGGTGGCCAGCGTGACGACGCCGCGCATGCCGGCCCAGGAGATGACCGCGTTGTCCTTCCACGTGAGCTGGAGCCCCGCCATCCGCTCGCGCACGATCTGCGTCCGCAGCTCATCCGCGCTGTACTGTCGCCAGCGCCGGGACTTCTTGCGCCGCTGGTCGAATACGCCGGACTCGATGCCCCGATCGACCCGGGCGAGCCGTCGCCGATCGGCGCGGTTCGCCCAGGCGTTCACCGGGAACACGTACAGCGGGCGCACCAGCAGCACCACCGCGAGCACCGCCGCCGACAGCCACAGGATCTGCGCGACCGACTCGCTCCCCAGATCGCTGAGCACGCGCGGGAACTGCAGACCGATGTACGCGAAGACGAAGCTCTCGAGCAGCAGATCGGCCGACGACCACAGCGGCTTCTCCTGCTGTCGCGTCGTGTAGTCGGTGCGCGGCGAGTTGAAGCCCACGTAGATGCCCATGGCGACGACGGCCAGCACACCCGACCCGCCCAGATGCTCGGCGATCGCGTAGGCGCCGAACGGTGCGAGCAGACCGAAGGTGCCGATCACGACGGCGTCGCCGATGCGCATGCGCAGCTGGTGCAGCCCGATGCCGAAGACGAGCCCGATCGCCACGCCGATCACCACGGCCAGCACGAACTGCCAGACGCCGTTCGGGATCGTGACTGTGGCCCCCGCCAGGATGAGCGCGAACACGCGGTACAGGGTCAGCGAGGTCGCATCGTTGATCAGGCTCTCGCCCGACAGCACGTTCATGATGCGCCGAGGCAACCCCAGCTTGCGTCCGATCGCGGCCGCCGACACGGCGTCGGGCGGGGCGACGATCGCCCCGAGCAGCAGCGCGCCGGGCAATGTCAGCGACGGCAGGATCAGCCAGGCGACCAGCCCGACTGCGAGCGTCGTGAGCAGGACGAGCCAGATGCCGAGGCGCTGGATCTGCGGCAGGCTGCGCTTGAACCCGACGAACGACACGTCCAGCGCCGCCGAGTAGAGCAGCGGCGGCAGCACGAGGTTGAGCAGGACATGCCCGTCGATGTCGAGATCGGGCACGAAGGGGAGGAAGGATGCCGCGAGGGCTGCGACGGTGACGACGAGCGGCGCCGGCCAGCCGCGCCAGCGCGAGATCGCCGCGACGACGACGCTGCCGACCAGTATGTAGAAGAGCTCAGCATCCATGCCCCCACGGTACTGGGGTGCGCAGGCTCAGGGAGAGCGGCGCAGCAGCTCGACCGCCTCGCCGTCGCCGACCTGGCGGAAATCGAGGTAGTGCATCCCCACCGCCATGAAGTCCTCGGGCACCTGCAGGACCACGACGTCGTCGGCATCTCCGCTTTCGACGAGCCATCGCGCGGCGTCGGGATCCGCGACCGGCACGGCCACGACGACGGATGCCGCGCCGCGCGCCCGTGCGATCGCGCACGCCGCGCGAACCGTCGCGCCGGTCGCTATGCCGTCGTCGACGAGGATGGCGGTGCGACCGCGCAGGTCGGAGATCGTGCGTCCCTCACGGAACCGGCCCGCGCGCTGCTCCACTTCGGCGCGCTCCCGGCGCTCGACGCGCTCCAGGTCGGCATCCGACACCCCAGCGGCCTCGAGGACCGCCGGGTTGAGCACGCGCGCTCCTTCTTCGCCGACCGCGCCCATCGCGACCTCCTCGTGCCAGGGCACGCCGAGCTTGCGCACCACCAGCACGTCGAGCCGCGCTGCGAGCGCAGCCGCGACCTCAGCGGCGACCGGCACCCCGCCGCGCGGCAGCCCGAGCACCACGGGCTCGGGCGGGGGATCCTCGGCGAGGCGGGCTCCGAGCATCCGCCCCGCCTCTCTTCGATCCCTGAACCTGTCCACGGCGTCCTCCTCCTCCGGACTACCTCGCCGCGCGGCGCGGGTCAAGACCCCGCGTCGTCGGCCTGATCCCGCAGGCTCGCGTTCTCCTCCTCGAGATCGAGACCAGCTGCAGCGCCGCATGGCACATCAAGTACCGGCTCGGGCGCACGGCTCTCGCCGACGCGTTAGAGCCTCGTCAGCCGGTCGCCGCCTGACGCGCAGCGGCCACCGAGGGAGAGCGGGAATTCCCCGCCCTCCCTCGCCGTTGCGGTAGGTGATGACTTCCACCTCGCTCTCCGTCCTCGACCTCGTCCCGGTGCGCACCGGGCAGACCAGCGCTGAGGCGATCTCCGCATCGCTGAGCCTCGCGCAGATCGCCGACCGGCTCGGCTACCGTCGCTACTGGTTCGCCGAGCACCACAACATGCCGGCCGTGGCATCCACGACTCCCCCTGTGCTGATCGCAGCCGCGGCGAGCCGCACCACGAGCATCCGTCTCGGCTCCGGCGGAGTCATGCTGCCCAACCATGCGCCGCTCATCGTCGCCGAGCAGTTCGCGGCGCTCGAGGCGATCGCCCCCGGCCGGATCGACCTCGGCCTCGGCCGCGCGCCGGGCAGCGACCCCGTGATCACGCAGCTGCTGCGCGGATCCGGAACGACCAGCGACGTCGAGCAGTTCCCCCGGCACGTGCAGGACATCGGTGCACTCCTGGGCGGCGAGGGCGCGACCGTGCGGTTCACCTCCGGCGGCGAGTACACCGTGCACGCGACGCCGGCGGCCACCGGAGCCCCCGAGATCTGGCTCCTCGGCTCGAGCGACTACTCGGCGCAGCTCGCGGCATCCGCCGGCCTGCCCTACGTGTTCGCGAACCACTTCTCGGGCCAGGGCCTCGAACGCGCCCTGGATCTGTACCGCTCCAGCTACCGCCCGAGCGAAGAGCACCCCGAGCCCCGGACGTTCCTGACAGTGAACGCGGTCGCCGCCCCCACCCAGGAGGAGGCCGAGGCCAGGGCGCTGCCGCAGCTGCGGATGATGTCCCGGCTGCGCCTGAACAAACCGCTCACCCCGCTCGAGACGGTCGAGCAGGCCGTCTCCGCAGAGTCGGATGCCGCGACCGACCAGGTCGTCTCGGCGGCCCGCGAGCGGTGGTTCGTCGGCACGGGCGAGTCGGTGGCTGCAGAGGTGAACGCGTTCGCCGAGCGCTACGGCGTGGACGAGGTCATGCTCTCCCCCGTGGCCGCGTCGTACGAATCGGAACCCCGGGATTCCTCGCCGGGCCGCGCACAGACGCTGGAGCTGATCGCCGCGTCGATCTGACGACCCTCGGGCGGCGACGTGTCAACCCCTGGCCTTTCCCCGAGGACAGGGGTAGCGTCGGGCCCGACGGAAGGGGTTCGATGATGAGCACGACGAAGACCCTGGCCCTGTGGGTCGCTTACGGCACGAACGGAGTCGTCG includes:
- a CDS encoding AbrB/MazE/SpoVT family DNA-binding domain-containing protein, whose translation is MKLNSKGQVTIPAELRHRHGLVEGDEVDVIGGSGVLRIVRNHELTRGQRAVPHVRGILGPGRSTDEVMALTRGE
- a CDS encoding DNA-binding protein, whose amino-acid sequence is MLKAPGPLIINPLIYAELSIRFGSEHALDSALHPLSIRRDPLPYEAGFLAGIAFVEYRRRGGSRTSTLPGFFINAHAAMTGLRLLSRDASRYNAYFPELALISPRGG
- a CDS encoding GIY-YIG nuclease family protein; translated protein: MSRNAEDLFRPKSSSRLRIYAYSIADDAHAGLLKVGQTTQDVRARIAQQVKTAAIQNYEIVLDELAEKLDGSTFSDHDVRARLKQKGFKNPTLEWMECSVDDVRTAIAELRDGAIYQGSHHLDFPPRVEQRAAVDKTYWYFQDRWAEDADAVPEFLWNAKMRFGKTFTTYQLAKKLDAKRVLVVTFKPAVEQAWETDLKSHVDFDGWQYISKTTGSDPASVDAEHPLVFFGSFQDLMGTDKAGNFKAKHKWLTELAWDLVVFDEYHFGAWRDAAKELFEGEEEAKKEEAAEFTAAEQTFAEELEEQGADEDAFVPIKANAYLYLSGTPFKVLNEGRFIEEQIFNWTYADEQRAKGEFARQHPDQKNPYASLPEMRLFTYQMPDELLAIASQGEFDEFDLNAFFEAKGSGAEAEFVHKDEVQKWLDIIRGSYLPTQVDALKTGEKPPFPYSDTRLLPYLQHSLWMLPRTASCAAMANLLAEKQNVFWHDYTVVNVSAPGVGVGLAALPPVTDAIGNGHDTKTITLTVGKLTTGVTVPQWSSILMLRNLQAPETYFQAAFRVQSPWTIRNPNGDDPNAEEILKPVCFVFDFAPTRALKQISEYGLGLDPKADNPERAVEELVSFLPVLAYDGSNMTQVDAAGILDMAMAGTSATLLARKWESAVLVNVDNATLKKIMSDEKAMAAVMNIEGFRALGSAVFETVVNKSEAVSKTKKEKGDDITPTEKRELSAEEKEYKSKRKQIQEKLIKFATRIPAFMYLTDYRENTLYDVITKIEPDLFQAVTGLTVDDFNLLVGLGVFNAGHMNQAVFAFRRYEDASLSYTGVESHEGLRHYGLYDTVVAMEA
- a CDS encoding Eco57I restriction-modification methylase domain-containing protein produces the protein MTRQAAFALRGHNPDVLTCIANLSNDEVFTPPEFANQMLDTLEEAWAESNDGASIWADPNVTFLDPFTKSGVFLREITRRLTMGLESQISGLEERVDHILTNQVFGIGVTRLTSLLARRSVYCSKDATGEHSIAKSFDRDWGNIWFERTEHTWTGGTRKHDLLDADGSPVVIGRRCRFCSASEDEYSRGSGLESHAYAFIHTDNIKARVNELFGADMQFDVIIGNPPYQLDDGGFGSSAAPIYQLFVEQAKALGPRILSMVIPARWYAGGKGLSEFRAAMLQDRRMRVLDDYPSTTDVFPGVNNRGGICTFLWEDGSDGDVLVRTHEGGQVISELSRPLLEPGADTFIRYNEGLEILRKVVATEGGSATDVSLPSNVRFAEMVSSRKPFGLATNFTGHNDRRPEDLTLYRNGGTAFVSRADVTVGAALIDTTKLFVSYASPGSDDYPHLVLSKPIIAGPGEVATETYLAIGPFASDAEARNAAAYMGTQFFRFMLTLLRISQHVTRSVYAFAPTQDFTRAWTDDDLAEKYGLTAEDLAFIARFVKPVAWAGAFS
- a CDS encoding N-6 DNA methylase, with the protein product MKSRKRVADHGEVFTPRWLVDDMLDLVKGETERIDSRFLEPACGSGNFLVPVLERKLAAVEARHGRSEFEKRHYALFALMCIYGIELLQDNAVECRENLKGTFTRYLRLDTRVLSEERSDETKRADDSDWLRAASVVLDSNIIQGDALAMTKAPSGDPIAFPEWGYLGRGKFQRRDFHYGSLTQRAAASEGLFTHFEEHEIFTPVKTYPAMTVKELAA
- a CDS encoding helix-turn-helix domain-containing protein; this translates as MPRTPSAAAALIGSRIAEERKSKGLTQDQLAVLSGIDSSNIRSYESGRSMLSILTLVRISEALHASPGAFIDEVSSADFATPLTDARRRAS
- a CDS encoding cation:proton antiporter, with the translated sequence MDAELFYILVGSVVVAAISRWRGWPAPLVVTVAALAASFLPFVPDLDIDGHVLLNLVLPPLLYSAALDVSFVGFKRSLPQIQRLGIWLVLLTTLAVGLVAWLILPSLTLPGALLLGAIVAPPDAVSAAAIGRKLGLPRRIMNVLSGESLINDATSLTLYRVFALILAGATVTIPNGVWQFVLAVVIGVAIGLVFGIGLHQLRMRIGDAVVIGTFGLLAPFGAYAIAEHLGGSGVLAVVAMGIYVGFNSPRTDYTTRQQEKPLWSSADLLLESFVFAYIGLQFPRVLSDLGSESVAQILWLSAAVLAVVLLVRPLYVFPVNAWANRADRRRLARVDRGIESGVFDQRRKKSRRWRQYSADELRTQIVRERMAGLQLTWKDNAVISWAGMRGVVTLATALAAADLATLGTEASHAIVVVAFIVTVGTLLLQGLTLPMLITRLDIASDSEHEEDAAALAAVQAKTREAGKEFLAARRVEWESTHGRVDLGLFDAFAKRMTRVEKDADEAQQVEDAVTRPSFDELIVLSRGWLKVRREIVLAERDAGNLDEEVMRELLAAMDAEELALDTRSVTRQQR